Proteins encoded together in one Miscanthus floridulus cultivar M001 chromosome 16, ASM1932011v1, whole genome shotgun sequence window:
- the LOC136512350 gene encoding uncharacterized protein: MDEYFSRFLNPGWQLREYFTELIENWLRSADWIPQCLGVQFSASHVGSLTGTTGYLHEGAFALSVSNTTTKEQTTKGTSEGTIFRKGFSSIMKRSYVRSSYLLHGFRLVRRLAFSVRDQWILFSNEVHAKLTRILHRFWTTLQGSCEDIGWLQRTRASLCSVDGTGRFKEILHEIRNGMHCLPDTLVYLFIPGLFSNHSPLYFTNTKRFFSKMGLACHIAKIHSEASVENNAWELKQYIEELYWGSGNQVLLLGHSKGGVDAAAALSLYWSELKGKVAGLALVQSPYGGTPVASDILREGQIADKETRRIMELIVCKLIKGDIRALEDLTYAKRKDFISKHKLPIDELPIISFHTGASTAPTVLASLTRVAQAELLPWLHLPRFFLSTSDFVESMLASLKVPVVAPVSAAMAVTALHLRLRYGERSDGLVTRRDAEVPGSVVVRPERRLDHAWMVYSTLKMGSAEADASEMCEALLAMLVEIGKKKFR, encoded by the exons AAAATTGGCTTCGGTCCGCTGATTGGATTCCTCAATGTCTTGGAGTCCAATTCTCTGCTAGCCATGTAGGATCATTGACTGGCACCACAGGATATCTTCATGAAGGGGCATTTGCATTATCTGTTAGTAATACTACTACAAAAGAACAGACTACAAAAGGAACATCTGAAGGCACAATTTTCAGAAAAGGATTTTCCAGTATTATGAAA AGATCATATGTCAGGTCTTCCTATCTTTTACATGGCTTCAGGCTGGTACGAAGATTGGCATTCAGTGTGCGAGATCAGTGGATTCTGTTTTCAAATGAAGTGCATGCCAAACTAACCAG GATCCTACATCGTTTCTGGACAACACTACAGGGATCTTGTGAAGATATAGGATGGTTGCAAAGAACTCGGGCATCACTTTGTTCGGTTGATGGGACAGGTCGATTCAAGGAGATTTTGCATGAGATCAG AAATGGCATGCACTGCCTGCCTGATACACTGGTTTACTTATTTATTCCTG GCCTTTTTAGCAACCACAGTCCACTTTACTTCACCAATACGAAACGGTTCTTTTCAAAAATGGGATTGGCTTGCCATATTGCGAAAATTCATAGCGAG GCATCAGTGGAGAATAACGCGTGGGAACTGAAACAATACATTGAGGAGCTCTACTGGGGATCTGGTAATCAGGTTCTGCTCCTTGGCCATAGCAAAGGTGGAGTTGATGCAGCTGCAGCTCTTTCCTTGTACTGGTCTGAGCTCAAGGGTAAGGTTGCTGGCCTGGCGTTGGTTCAGAGCCCATATGGTGGCACTCCAGTCGCCTCCGATATCCTTCGAGAAGGCCAGATTGCTGATAAGGAGACAAGGAGGATCATGGAGCTCATCGTATGCAAACTAATCAAG GGTGACATCAGGGCCTTGGAGGACCTCACATATGCTAAGAGAAAGGACTTCATCTCCAAGCACAAACTCCCCATCGATGAgctgccgatcatctccttccaCACCGGAGCCAGCACCGCGCCCACAGTGCTCGCGTCACTGACCCGTGTCGCCCAAGCCGAGCTCCTCCCATGGCTTCACCTGCCACGGTTCTTCCTATCTACATCCGACTTTGTCGAGTCAATGCTCGCCTCTCTGAAGGTCCCCGTGGTCGCGCCTGTGTCGGCAGCCATGGCGGTCACAGCCCTCCACCTGCGTCTGCGCTATGGGGAGAGGAGTGACGGGCTGGTGACACGGCGCGACGCCGAGGTACCTGGGTCAGTGGTGGTGAGGCCCGAGAGAAGGCTGGACCATGCGTGGATGGTTTACTCCACGCTGAAGATGGGCAGCGCTGAGGCCGATGCAAGTGAGATGTGCGAGGCTCTGCTGGCCATGCTCGTTGAGATTGGCAAGAAGAAATTTCGCTGA